A region of the Helicobacter ganmani genome:
AATTGCTTACCATAGGTTTATTTGCGCCGTGATAAAGTGCTGCTACACCTTCATTATAAAGCATTCCCATTGCACCTGCAGGCAAACTTCTGTCTAAAAATGCTACCGCTTTAACTTTGCTTAAACTTTCACAAAATGCCAAATAGGGAAATGGTCTAAGCGAACGAATACTTACAACACCCGCTTTAATACCATTTTTCCTTGCTTCTTTTGTGGCGATTCTTGCAGATTCCACCGTTGTACCAAGTGCCACGATTGCAACTTCTGCATCTTCCATATCATATTTTTCTACGATATTATATTTACGCCCTGTGAGTTTTTCAAATTCTTTAAAAGTGCGCTCAATCACACCCATAGAATTCATAATTGCATTGTGTAACTGCGCTTTATGCTCAAAATGCCAATCCTCTTCTGTTTGTGCCCCATAAGTTGCTGGACGCTCAAAGTCTAGCATTGCATTTTTAGGTTTGTAATCACCAATAAATTTATACGCCTCTGCATCTTTTAGTGGGCGCACACTCTGTGCTGTATGCGAACAAATAAATCCATCTTGATGCACCATAACCGGTAAGCGCACATCGTAATCTTCTGCGATTTTAAACGCCATAAGGTTGAAGTCATACGCCTCTTGTGGATTATAGGTGCATAGATTAATCCAACCTGCATCACGCCCCAAATACATATCCGAGTGGTCTCCATTGACATTTAGAGGACTTGCAAGGGCGCGATTTACGACATTTAGCACGATTGGCAAACGCATACCAGAGGCTTGGTATAGCACTTCCACCATCAAAGCAAATCCTTGTGAGCTCGTTGCTGTTGCTACGCGTCCGCCTGCTGCTGCTGCGCCCACACAGCCACTCATTGCGGCGTGTTCGGATTCCACCATTACGAACTCTCCATCAATGTAGCCATTTGCTAAGAAAGTCGCGTAATTTTGCACAATCGGCGTTGATGGTGTGATAGGATATGCAGAAACAACATCAATCTGTGCTTGTCTCATTGCGTGGCTTGCTGCCATATTTCCATCCCAAACTTCTACTTCTTGTAATTCATAGACTTCTGCCATTATTAATCCTTTTTCTTTTCTTCTTTTTTAGGCCATTTGCTAAGTGCATTTTCATTGCTCTCATAATCACTAAACATCAAAAGAGATTTTGGATTTGTTGGGCATACATCTACACACACGCCACAGCCTTTGCAATGCACATAATCTACGCCGCTCATTTTTTCATCTCGCACCAAAATTGAAGAATCTGGGCAATAAACCCAACAAAAATAGCAATTAATGCAATGCTCTACATTATGCACAGGTTTTTCTACACGCCAATGCGCTACACTTGCCTTATAAGAGCTATCCTCACGATAATTTCTAGAATCTGCGTGTTTTTCTACCGCTGCATTACCTTTATCAAAAGGGAACAGCACAGAACCCGCTTCAAACTCGTTCCAACCTTTATAATTCATTTTTTACTCCTATTTTACTTCGTTATACGCTTTTCTAATTACTTCCATATTTGCATCAATGATTTTTTGTGGAAGTTTTTTGCCTAATACTTTTTTGAAAGATTCCAAGAAAAAGTCCAACTCCAACGCACCCGAAATTTTCAAAAATGCTCCAAGCATTGGTGCATTAGGGATTGACTTGCCAAAAGCCTCTAAAGAAAGCCCAATACAATCTAGTATATAAACTTCCTTGCCTTTAAGCTCTGGTTTGGATTTTAAAAATTCCTCTTTACTTAAGTGTGTTGTAATAATGTATTTTGTGGAATCTTTTTCGTTTGCGCAAATATCTGTGATATACACTAAACCAGGGTCAATGACTAAGATATAATCTGGATTCATAAATTTTTCGTGGTTAAGAATTGGACTTTCATCAATTCTATTATACGCTGTCATTGCTGCACCTCTTTTTGCTGAACCATAAAATGCAAAAGCCTGCACTTCCTTGCCTGTCCCTGCAATCACATCTGCCAAACCTTTTGCTCCTGTTACTGCACCTTGTCCTGCACGGCTATGCCATCTAATTTCAAGCATAATGCCTCCTAAATTTAATTTTTAAAGTTACGACTTAATTTTAAAGAAAACGCGCTTAAAAAAATTACTTTTTTGTTTCATAAGTTATAGAAAAATCTTCCAATGTGTAAAAATAACCCATTATTATTATTTGGAATCACGGCAACAAAAATAATCTAAAAATATTAAAATAGAATCTAAAAGGTAAAGAATTTGAAAAATACTGCAGTTTTTATTTGTAGAGCCCTTCTAAAAGGGCTTGGATTATTTTTTGTTCTCTTTGATGTATTCCATCACCATAGCATACGCTTCGTCTTTAAGCTCTAATTTTTTGCGTTTTAGCTCGGCTAATTCCATACTTGAAGCGTGTTCTCTACCCTCTGAAATATCTTGGATCTTTTGGTCTAATTCGTTATGCTCATCAAAAATTTTGGCAAAATGCGCGTTCTCTTGCTTTAAAACGCTAATCTCATCTCTATATTCGTGTAACATTGGCTCTCCTTTTAAAGATAAATTAATATGTAAATTATAAACAAAATTGCCTTAATGCTTACCATTTTTGCAAAATTTTAGATAATCTTGCTTAAATTTACGAACGATAATCCGCATTAATTTTGACATATTCGTGTCCTAAGTCGCAACCATATGCCACATAGGATTCTGTGCCCTTACCAATCTCACAAATAATTCTAAAAGATTCCCGTTTTAGAACTTCTGCAGCTTTTTTTTCATTTTCACCATCAAAATAAATCATGCCTTTTTGATAAACACACACTTCATCAAAATAAATTTCTAATGTCTTAGGACTACATTCAATCCCACTTGCTCCGATCGTTGATGCGATTCTACCCCAATTAGGGTCGCAACCAAACAATGCAGTTTTAACAAGCAAAGATTGACTTAACGCCTTGGCTACTTTTTGCGCTTCTTTTGAGGTTTTTGCACCTCTTACTTCAAAGGCAACAAGCTTCGTCGCACCCTCGCCATCACGCACAATATCCGTTGCAAGTTTGTGCATAATCTTTTCTAACACAAAGCCGAATGCTTCCTTATTATATGCTCCACTCTTGCCATTACTTAAAAGCAAAATCGTATCATTTGTAGAAGTATCACCATCTACGCTAATTGCATTAAAAGTGTTTTCAGCAGCATTTTGTAAAAGATCTTTCATATCCGACTTTGGAATCTCCGCGTCTGTGGCGATAAAACATAACATTGTTGCTAAAGAGGGATTAATCATACCTGCGCCCTTGCACATCGCACCAATTTTAAAGCTAGTCTTATCCTCTAGCACAACTTCAAAAGCAATGGTTTTACTAAAGCGGTCTGTCGTCATAATTGCATTTGCTGCTTTTGCATCGTCTTTTTTTGTCAAATCAAATTTCAAAAAAGATTCTACAATTTTTGTCTTTGGAAGCTGCACACCAATCACTCCGGTAGAACTCATAATCGGATTATAAATCATAGGAAATTTACCTTTGGCTTCGTCTAATATTTCTTTGACATTTGCTACACCTTCATCACCTGTTAAGGCGTTCGCATTTTTAGAGTTAATTAACACGAAATTCGTTTTGAAATTTTTATCATATTCTTGATAATGCAAAATGGGTGCGGCGCAAAATTTGTTTTGTGTAAAAATCGCTTCTACTT
Encoded here:
- a CDS encoding 2-oxoacid:ferredoxin oxidoreductase subunit alpha, translating into MAEVYELQEVEVWDGNMAASHAMRQAQIDVVSAYPITPSTPIVQNYATFLANGYIDGEFVMVESEHAAMSGCVGAAAAGGRVATATSSQGFALMVEVLYQASGMRLPIVLNVVNRALASPLNVNGDHSDMYLGRDAGWINLCTYNPQEAYDFNLMAFKIAEDYDVRLPVMVHQDGFICSHTAQSVRPLKDAEAYKFIGDYKPKNAMLDFERPATYGAQTEEDWHFEHKAQLHNAIMNSMGVIERTFKEFEKLTGRKYNIVEKYDMEDAEVAIVALGTTVESARIATKEARKNGIKAGVVSIRSLRPFPYLAFCESLSKVKAVAFLDRSLPAGAMGMLYNEGVAALYHGANKPMVSNYIYGLGGRDLTQSNLQEILKELQANAKAGKLTHPTQQFIGLRGPKLGFN
- the argJ gene encoding bifunctional glutamate N-acetyltransferase/amino-acid acetyltransferase ArgJ; this encodes MFSFFPIQGGIAVAKGFYCDGVSAGLKPNGEPDVAFIYSDSLCEVEAIFTQNKFCAAPILHYQEYDKNFKTNFVLINSKNANALTGDEGVANVKEILDEAKGKFPMIYNPIMSSTGVIGVQLPKTKIVESFLKFDLTKKDDAKAANAIMTTDRFSKTIAFEVVLEDKTSFKIGAMCKGAGMINPSLATMLCFIATDAEIPKSDMKDLLQNAAENTFNAISVDGDTSTNDTILLLSNGKSGAYNKEAFGFVLEKIMHKLATDIVRDGEGATKLVAFEVRGAKTSKEAQKVAKALSQSLLVKTALFGCDPNWGRIASTIGASGIECSPKTLEIYFDEVCVYQKGMIYFDGENEKKAAEVLKRESFRIICEIGKGTESYVAYGCDLGHEYVKINADYRS
- a CDS encoding YdcH family protein, whose translation is MLHEYRDEISVLKQENAHFAKIFDEHNELDQKIQDISEGREHASSMELAELKRKKLELKDEAYAMVMEYIKENKK
- a CDS encoding 4Fe-4S dicluster-binding protein, with product MNYKGWNEFEAGSVLFPFDKGNAAVEKHADSRNYREDSSYKASVAHWRVEKPVHNVEHCINCYFCWVYCPDSSILVRDEKMSGVDYVHCKGCGVCVDVCPTNPKSLLMFSDYESNENALSKWPKKEEKKKD
- a CDS encoding pyruvate flavodoxin oxidoreductase subunit gamma; the protein is MLEIRWHSRAGQGAVTGAKGLADVIAGTGKEVQAFAFYGSAKRGAAMTAYNRIDESPILNHEKFMNPDYILVIDPGLVYITDICANEKDSTKYIITTHLSKEEFLKSKPELKGKEVYILDCIGLSLEAFGKSIPNAPMLGAFLKISGALELDFFLESFKKVLGKKLPQKIIDANMEVIRKAYNEVK